The Magnolia sinica isolate HGM2019 chromosome 9, MsV1, whole genome shotgun sequence genome contains a region encoding:
- the LOC131257011 gene encoding large ribosomal subunit protein eL39 codes for MPSHKTFKIKKKLAKKMRQNRPIPHWIRMRTDNTIRYNAKRRHWRRTKLGF; via the exons ATG CCGTCGCACAAGACATTCAAGATCAAGAAGAAGCTGGCGAAGAAAATGAGGCAGAATAGGCCCATCCCTCATTGGATCCGCATGAGGACGGACAACACCATcag GTACAACGCGAAGCGCAGGCACTGGCGTCGTACGAAGCTAGGATTTTGA
- the LOC131254896 gene encoding uncharacterized protein LOC131254896 — protein MVAMTIANHKVFRILVDTGSSSDVIYSEAFERMSIDRSCFRPVKTPLHSFAGDKIISERAISLLITAGEGQHQVTLLVDFLVVNVPSALTIDVLDAMEDPPEDLQTVPLEEAESSKVVQLGTSPNSKQRYQMLTFLQQHKNVFAWSHEDMLEISPDVMKRRAFDAERYTTIADEVSKLLSVGFIEEIHYPDWIANVVLVKKASGKWRVCVDYSDLNKACPKDSFPLPRIDQLVDSTAGHERLSFLDAYSGYN, from the exons ATGGTGGCTATGACCATAGCTAACCACAAGGTCTTCCGCATCTTAGTCGACACGGGAAGCTCATCCGACGTCATTTACTCCGAGGCGTTTGAGAGAATGAGTATCGACAGATCATGCTTTCGACCCGTGAAGACCCCTTTACACAGCTTTGCCGGGGATAAGATAATCTCCGAGAGAGCCATCTCCCTCCTTATAACGGCGGGAGAAGGACAGCACCAAGTCACACTTTTAGTGGACTTTCTGGTTGTCAATGTGCCATCG GCCCTCACCATCGACGTCCTCGATGCCATGGAAGATCCCCCCGAGGATTTGCAGACCGTCCCACTTGAGGAAGCTGAATCGAGCAAAGTTGTTCAACTCGGGACATCACCAAATTCCAAGCAGAGGTATCAAATGTTGACTTTCCTACAACAGCACAAGAACGTCTTCGCATGGTCACACGAGGATATGTTGGAAATCTCTCCCGATGTCATG AAGAGAAGAGCGTTCGACGCCGAGAGGTATACAACCATAGCCGATGAAGTTTCCAAGCTCCTCAGCGTCGGCTTCATTGAAGAAATACATTATCCGGACTGGATCGCCAACGTGGTCctggtgaagaaagcaagcgggaAGTGGAGGGTCTGTGTCGACTACTCGGACCTGAATAAGGCCTGTCCGAAAGATAGCTTCCCCTTACCTCggatcgatcagttggtggaCAGCACAGCTGGACACGAACGACTCTCCTTCCTAGATGCCTATTCCGGGTACAATTAG
- the LOC131254897 gene encoding uncharacterized protein LOC131254897, with product MQIQSATDVMMCRAFSITLSGSARSWYQQLKPKSIGSFTELSKLFLTQFISSKKSRKSTTHLFTLKQGNKEPLKDYIARFNEEALLVEDYDDKMVLSTMFSGLKEGKFTFSIGKNPPITLAELISRVQKYTNAKKFSNSCRNIKISETSSKEKRPRYEEPQSSNKKPDNRAHRDCRPSQRLEGKFRSYTPLNTSTEQILLDIRGQRLLNWPVCMKADAENRDKHKYCRFHCDHDHNTSDCVDLKDEIKTLIRKGHLHNYTKEERLAQKEERPSKIAKEPTKIRTIYDGSSGGGNSNKARKSHSQSLDRKHYVHLAERPTKELRISPCSLTFTEDDARGIQHPHCKCYGF from the coding sequence ATGCAGATTCAGTCGGCCACGGATGTCAtgatgtgccgagccttctcAATAACTCTCTCTGGGTCTGCTCGGAGTTGGTATCAACAACTAAAACCAAAATCGATCGGCTCCTTCACAGAGCTCAGCAAACtgttccttacccagttcatctctagtaagaagagtcggaagtcGACTACCCATCTGTTCACCCTTAAGCAGGGGAACAAAGAACCACTTAAAGATTACATTGCCCGCTTCAACGAGGAGGCGTTGTTAGTGGAGGATTACGATGACAAAATGGTGCTCTCAACCATGTTTAGCGGGCTCAAAGAAGGAAAGTTCACCTTCTCAATCGGGAAAAATCCGCCGATTACCTTAGCCGAGCTAATCAGCAGGGTTCAGAAATACACCAATGCCAAGAAATTCTCTAACTCATGCAGGAACATCAAAATATCCGAAACgtcatcaaaagaaaaaaggCCAAGGTACGAAGAACCTCAGTCATCCAACAAAAAGCCTGACAACCGAGCCCATCGTGATTGTCGACCAAGCCAGAGACTCGAAGGCAAATTTCGTTCGTACACCCCTCTCAACACCTCTACGGAGCAAATCTTGTTGGATATCAGGGGTCAAAGACTCCTGAACTGGCCTGTCTGCATGAAGGCCGACGCAGAGAACCGGGACAAGCACAAGTACTGCCGGTTCCACTGTGACCACGACCACAACACGAGCGACTGTGTGGATCTCAAGGATGAAATCAAGACCCTTATCCGTAAGGGCCATTTGCACAACTACACTAAGGAGGAGAGgttggctcagaaagaagaacgACCGAGCAAAATTGCGAAAGAACCTACTAAAATCAGAACTATCTACGATGGTTCATCTGGTGGAGGCAACTCGAACAAGGCTCGCAAATCCCACTCTCAAAGCTTAGACCGTAAGCACTATGTCCACTTGGCCGAAAGGCCGACGAAAGAGCTCCGCATCAGCCCCTGCAGCTTGACTTTTACAGAAGATGACGCGCGCGGAATCCAGCATCCGCACtgcaagtgctatggtttctag